In Vagococcus hydrophili, one DNA window encodes the following:
- a CDS encoding KH domain-containing protein — MTDVKDLVLTIVRPLVSQPESVHLEVAEGDQYMEYNLTVAPEDIGRIIGKQGRVAKAIRTIVYSVRTNEPKKVRLNILDGSMKA; from the coding sequence ATGACTGATGTTAAAGATTTGGTATTAACCATTGTCCGTCCGTTAGTTAGTCAGCCTGAAAGTGTCCATTTAGAAGTTGCTGAAGGTGACCAATATATGGAGTACAACCTAACCGTTGCCCCTGAGGATATTGGACGTATCATTGGTAAACAAGGACGAGTGGCTAAAGCTATTCGAACAATCGTTTATAGTGTACGAACAAATGAACCTAAAAAGGTTCGCTTAAATATTTTAGATGGTAGCATGAAAGCTTAG
- a CDS encoding ATP-binding cassette domain-containing protein → MNQDIIVVNARQNNLKNISLRIPKHQLTVFTGVSGSGKSSLVFETLATEANRQLYSSFSAYIRNKLPHHEKPEFESVQNLTTTIIVDQKPIQGNSRSTVGTMTDIHPMLRLLYSRYASPSIGLSNAFSFNDPTGMCSTCQGLGTTTTINYDRLLNKEKNLADGGIQFTPLTNSSWQFNIYLNSSYIDKNKKLKDYSEEEMNYLLYGNKDIEEHVVVSDTGKVKYEALIPRLERLFIKKDLNSSNKSVKEAVESITSSSPCTHCDGTRLNDLARSAKINDLSITDLSSMELSELVPTLREMKNIDIIPSIIEPIERIVHIGLGYLSLDRATPSLSGGEGQRLKMIRYLGSSLTDMTYVFDEPSIGLHPRDVHRLNEMLLSLRDMGNTVLVVEHDPDVIKIADHIIDMGPFAGRHGGEVTFTGTYQELLDGDTLTGRALNQEITFKEQTRIPTEFFPIKNASTHNLKGIDVAIPKGILTAVTGVAGSGKSSLIAGEFLAHYPEAIVVNQKPIGRSSRATITTYTGIFDDIRDLFAKENKVNKSLFSFNSKGACPKCKGTGEIKMDMAFMDPVTVICESCGGQRYNEESLSFEFRQKKITDILSMTVEESIDFFEGFSFHKKLLTLMEVGLGYISLGQPLSTLSGGELQRIKLATQLDKTGAIYILDEPTTGLHKSDIEKLVAIFNRLVDLGNTVIIIEHNTDMMKLSDWLIDIGPEAGRHGGELIYSGIPKQILNEPNSLTGLALK, encoded by the coding sequence ATGAATCAAGACATTATTGTAGTAAACGCTCGACAAAATAACTTGAAAAACATTTCTTTACGCATCCCTAAGCACCAACTAACCGTTTTTACTGGTGTTTCTGGATCCGGGAAATCTTCTCTTGTTTTTGAAACATTAGCAACTGAGGCTAATCGTCAACTTTACAGCTCATTTAGTGCCTATATCAGAAACAAGTTACCTCATCATGAAAAACCTGAATTTGAATCCGTTCAAAATTTAACCACAACAATCATTGTTGACCAAAAGCCGATTCAAGGTAATTCTAGATCAACCGTTGGAACAATGACTGATATTCATCCGATGTTACGACTTTTATATTCTCGTTACGCAAGCCCTAGCATCGGTTTATCAAATGCATTTTCTTTTAATGACCCTACTGGTATGTGTTCTACTTGCCAAGGGCTGGGAACTACGACAACAATTAATTACGACCGACTACTTAATAAAGAAAAAAATTTAGCAGACGGTGGGATTCAATTCACACCTCTAACCAATAGTTCTTGGCAATTTAATATTTATCTCAACTCTAGTTATATTGATAAAAATAAGAAATTAAAGGATTATTCAGAAGAAGAAATGAACTATCTATTATATGGAAATAAAGACATTGAAGAACATGTGGTTGTTTCAGACACTGGTAAAGTTAAGTATGAAGCTTTAATCCCACGATTAGAGCGATTATTTATAAAGAAGGACTTAAATTCTAGTAACAAATCAGTAAAAGAAGCGGTTGAATCGATCACCTCTTCCTCACCCTGTACTCACTGTGATGGGACTCGCTTAAATGATTTAGCTCGTTCTGCTAAAATAAATGATCTTTCCATTACAGATTTATCGAGTATGGAGCTTTCTGAGTTGGTTCCCACCTTAAGAGAGATGAAAAATATTGATATTATTCCTTCAATTATTGAACCCATTGAACGAATTGTTCATATTGGTTTAGGGTATCTTTCCTTGGATAGAGCAACGCCTAGTCTTTCTGGTGGTGAAGGACAACGCCTTAAGATGATTCGATACTTAGGTAGTAGTTTAACAGATATGACTTATGTTTTTGATGAACCTAGTATTGGTCTTCATCCTCGTGACGTTCATCGTTTAAACGAGATGCTTCTTAGTTTGAGAGACATGGGTAATACAGTTTTAGTTGTGGAACATGATCCAGATGTGATTAAAATTGCCGATCATATTATCGACATGGGACCTTTTGCCGGCAGACATGGTGGCGAAGTGACGTTTACTGGAACGTATCAGGAGCTTTTAGATGGTGACACATTAACAGGTCGTGCTTTAAATCAAGAAATAACCTTTAAGGAACAAACCAGAATACCAACAGAGTTCTTCCCTATCAAAAATGCCTCAACTCACAACTTGAAAGGAATAGATGTGGCTATCCCGAAAGGAATTTTAACCGCAGTCACTGGTGTCGCTGGTTCTGGAAAAAGTTCACTAATTGCTGGAGAGTTTCTAGCACATTATCCAGAAGCCATCGTGGTGAATCAAAAACCGATTGGTCGGAGTTCCCGGGCAACGATTACTACCTACACTGGTATTTTTGATGATATTAGAGACTTGTTTGCCAAAGAAAATAAAGTTAATAAAAGCTTATTTAGTTTTAATTCAAAAGGTGCTTGTCCTAAATGTAAGGGAACAGGAGAAATAAAAATGGATATGGCATTCATGGATCCGGTCACCGTTATTTGTGAAAGTTGTGGAGGTCAAAGGTATAATGAAGAAAGTTTATCTTTTGAATTTAGACAGAAAAAGATTACTGATATACTTTCTATGACCGTTGAAGAAAGTATTGATTTCTTTGAAGGTTTTTCTTTCCATAAAAAACTTCTTACCTTAATGGAAGTTGGGCTCGGCTATATCTCCTTAGGTCAGCCATTATCCACTTTATCTGGTGGTGAATTACAACGGATTAAATTAGCCACACAACTAGATAAAACAGGAGCTATTTATATTTTAGATGAACCAACTACTGGTCTTCATAAATCAGATATTGAAAAATTAGTGGCTATCTTTAATCGGTTAGTCGATCTTGGTAATACAGTGATTATCATTGAGCATAACACTGATATGATGAAACTCTCTGATTGGTTAATTGATATCGGTCCCGAAGCAGGACGACACGGCGGTGAGTTAATTTATTCTGGCATACCAAAACAAATCCTTAACGAACCCAATTCATTAACGGGACTAGCACTTAAATAA